In a single window of the Micrococcaceae bacterium Sec5.7 genome:
- the def gene encoding peptide deformylase has translation MTVLPITIWGEPVLHRRAAEVEEFDDELRILISDMFETNAAANGVGLAAPQVGVGKRIFIYKFVNEDGAPPIGVLVNPVLTLSKVSGALPDPDEEEEGCLSFPGGQYPLKRAEWVRVQGFDGLGQPVDFEATDWFARIIQHEFDHLDGKLYVNRLMDRYARKAMKQAKKSGWGVPGLTWMPGVDPDPFGH, from the coding sequence CTGCACCGCCGGGCTGCTGAAGTCGAAGAATTCGATGACGAGCTCCGCATTCTGATTTCCGACATGTTCGAGACCAATGCGGCAGCCAACGGCGTAGGCCTCGCCGCACCGCAGGTCGGCGTGGGCAAACGGATCTTCATCTACAAGTTTGTCAACGAAGACGGCGCCCCGCCCATCGGCGTCCTGGTGAACCCTGTCCTGACGCTCTCCAAAGTCTCCGGGGCGCTGCCGGATCCGGACGAGGAAGAGGAAGGGTGCCTGTCCTTCCCCGGTGGCCAGTACCCGCTCAAACGCGCCGAGTGGGTAAGGGTGCAGGGTTTTGATGGCTTGGGCCAGCCTGTGGACTTCGAAGCAACAGACTGGTTCGCGCGCATTATCCAGCACGAATTCGACCACCTGGACGGCAAGCTGTACGTAAACCGCCTGATGGACCGCTACGCGCGCAAAGCCATGAAGCAGGCGAAAAAGAGCGGCTGGGGCGTCCCTGGGCTGACCTGGATGCCCGGCGTCGATCCCGATCCGTTCGGACACTGA
- a CDS encoding acyltransferase domain-containing protein — protein sequence MTRHEATPDHSALFELLDIRPADRPGCAGLLDSPAGAEVRRALAALELRLGSFATSPASDEGISAESWLEAHLRFAPRVPEWHAALGIPGELSKAILADVGRQLAIHRRVHGAFGLDTWSWLTLHMAGNIFQLGRLQFHLIRKNTETPWARAGEWLLGLHIPELTGPQASLAPAQVDESFLMARDFFAAYFPDKPVTTAVCSSWMLDPYLASALPESNLAAFARRFELDKCTDAPEDAVYFTFRQRGLDRLSALPRETSLQRVVLERIDDGGTWQLGHGHLTLSAE from the coding sequence ATGACTCGCCATGAAGCAACGCCTGACCACAGCGCGCTGTTTGAGCTGCTGGACATCCGGCCCGCGGACCGACCTGGCTGCGCCGGGCTGCTTGATTCCCCCGCCGGAGCTGAAGTGCGGCGTGCTCTCGCGGCCCTCGAGCTGCGCCTGGGCAGTTTTGCCACGTCCCCTGCTTCGGATGAAGGCATTTCAGCGGAGTCGTGGCTGGAGGCCCATCTGCGTTTCGCGCCGCGCGTCCCCGAATGGCATGCCGCTCTGGGCATTCCCGGTGAGTTGTCTAAAGCGATCCTCGCGGACGTTGGCCGCCAGCTGGCCATTCACCGCCGGGTTCACGGCGCGTTCGGACTGGACACCTGGTCCTGGCTGACACTGCACATGGCCGGCAACATCTTCCAGCTGGGCCGGCTGCAGTTCCATCTGATCCGGAAGAATACGGAAACACCGTGGGCCCGGGCCGGGGAATGGCTGTTGGGCTTGCACATTCCGGAGCTCACTGGTCCGCAGGCAAGCCTCGCACCTGCCCAGGTGGACGAGAGCTTCTTGATGGCCCGGGACTTCTTCGCCGCCTATTTCCCGGACAAGCCCGTCACCACCGCAGTGTGCTCGTCCTGGATGCTGGACCCGTATCTGGCGTCCGCATTGCCGGAAAGCAACCTCGCGGCTTTTGCCCGGCGGTTTGAACTGGACAAGTGCACCGATGCACCCGAAGACGCCGTGTACTTCACCTTCCGTCAGCGGGGCCTGGACCGCCTGTCGGCGCTCCCCCGCGAAACGTCACTGCAGCGCGTGGTGCTGGAGCGGATTGACGACGGCGGCACCTGGCAGCTGGGGCACGGCCACCTGACGCTCAGCGCGGAATAA
- a CDS encoding HNH endonuclease family protein produces MTISWTAYRRARRRSRQAWAVLLALVLSAIAGVTWFFTAGQFAAAEPPITGPSEMRVLDRTWMKAVASVQPVPEGAAAAALEALPVKGRAPKDNYQRTAFGQAWLDVDRNGCDTRNDILRRDLSTPVFTEGSKCRVASGTFHEPYTGKVVSFERGAESSRAVQIDHVVALGDAWQKGAQLLSPQQRQSLANDPLNLIAADGPANQQKSASDAATWLPKNKAFRCHYVARQISVKAAYRLWVTQAEKDAMKRILDSCPGQQTLIPR; encoded by the coding sequence ATGACCATCAGTTGGACGGCATATCGGCGTGCCAGACGCCGGTCCCGGCAGGCCTGGGCCGTGTTGCTGGCGCTGGTACTCTCAGCCATCGCCGGCGTTACGTGGTTCTTCACGGCCGGCCAGTTTGCGGCAGCAGAACCGCCGATCACCGGGCCCAGCGAGATGCGGGTGCTTGACCGCACCTGGATGAAGGCAGTCGCGTCCGTACAGCCTGTGCCGGAGGGCGCCGCCGCAGCAGCCCTGGAGGCGCTTCCGGTCAAGGGCAGGGCGCCAAAGGACAATTACCAGCGAACGGCCTTCGGCCAGGCCTGGCTGGACGTGGACCGCAACGGCTGCGACACACGCAACGACATTCTCCGCCGCGATCTCTCCACTCCGGTCTTCACCGAGGGATCAAAATGCCGCGTGGCCTCCGGGACGTTCCACGAGCCCTACACGGGCAAGGTTGTTTCGTTCGAGCGGGGTGCCGAGAGCAGCAGGGCAGTCCAGATTGACCATGTAGTTGCCCTCGGCGATGCCTGGCAGAAAGGGGCCCAGCTGCTCTCGCCGCAGCAGCGTCAGAGCCTGGCCAACGATCCTCTCAACCTGATCGCCGCAGACGGCCCGGCCAATCAGCAGAAAAGCGCTTCGGACGCCGCGACCTGGCTGCCGAAAAACAAGGCGTTCCGCTGTCATTACGTGGCCCGCCAGATTTCGGTGAAGGCGGCCTACCGGCTCTGGGTCACCCAGGCCGAGAAGGATGCCATGAAGCGGATCCTGGATTCCTGCCCGGGGCAGCAGACCCTTATTCCGCGCTGA
- a CDS encoding glyceraldehyde-3-phosphate dehydrogenase: MSQTSDSCLDTWMGREALAEAMIPVIGRLYRENNVVTSIHGRSLINKSTMNILKAHRFARRMSKDELLLEETAPLLDALANLELGAAAIDIARLNQRFKAEAGGASLEDFLRAELAEVVGKRGGDDRTSTDVVLYGFGRIGRLLARLLIEKAGGGHGLRLRAIVVRRGAENDLAKRASLLRRDSVHGSFEGTIKVDQEANTITANGVQVQIIYSDNPAAVDYAAYGIKDALVVDNTGRWRDADGLSQHLQSKGVARVLLTAPGKGDLKNIVHGINHGSISDSDKIVTAASCTTNAITPVLKAINDKYGVIHGHVETVHSFTNDQNLIDNFHKGDRRGRSAALNMVITETGAAKAVAKALPELLGKLTGSSIRVPTPDVSLAILNLSLENGTTKDEVNNYLREMSLHSDLRKQIDYIDSPEVVSTDFVGSRRAGIVDGLATISNEKNLVLYVWYDNEFGYSCQVVRVMEEMAGVNPPSFPAKEQASVLAAISAV; encoded by the coding sequence GTGAGCCAGACGTCAGATTCTTGTCTTGATACGTGGATGGGCCGGGAGGCTCTCGCCGAGGCCATGATTCCGGTGATCGGCCGGCTGTACCGCGAAAACAACGTGGTGACCAGCATTCACGGCCGCAGCCTGATCAATAAATCCACCATGAACATCCTCAAGGCACACCGGTTCGCCCGCCGGATGAGCAAGGACGAACTCCTCCTTGAGGAAACGGCGCCGCTGCTGGATGCGCTCGCCAACCTTGAGCTGGGTGCGGCCGCCATTGACATTGCCCGCCTGAACCAGAGATTCAAGGCCGAAGCCGGCGGCGCCAGCCTCGAGGATTTCCTCCGCGCCGAGCTGGCTGAGGTTGTGGGCAAGCGGGGCGGCGACGACCGCACCAGCACCGACGTCGTACTGTACGGTTTTGGCCGGATCGGCCGGCTGCTTGCCCGCCTCCTGATCGAAAAGGCCGGTGGTGGCCACGGGCTGCGGCTGCGCGCCATCGTGGTCCGCCGGGGCGCGGAAAATGACCTGGCCAAGCGTGCCAGCCTGCTCCGCCGTGACTCCGTCCATGGCTCCTTCGAGGGCACCATCAAGGTGGACCAGGAAGCCAACACCATCACCGCCAACGGCGTTCAGGTTCAGATCATCTACTCTGACAACCCCGCAGCGGTGGACTACGCGGCCTACGGCATCAAGGACGCCCTGGTGGTGGACAATACGGGACGCTGGCGCGATGCTGACGGACTGTCACAGCACCTGCAGAGCAAGGGCGTGGCCCGCGTGCTGCTGACCGCCCCGGGCAAGGGCGATCTGAAGAACATCGTCCACGGCATCAACCACGGGTCCATCTCCGACTCGGACAAGATCGTCACGGCGGCCTCCTGCACCACCAACGCCATCACGCCGGTCCTGAAGGCCATCAACGACAAATACGGCGTCATCCACGGACACGTCGAGACCGTTCACTCGTTTACGAACGACCAGAACCTGATCGACAACTTCCACAAGGGCGACCGCCGTGGCCGTTCCGCCGCGCTGAACATGGTGATCACCGAAACGGGCGCCGCCAAGGCCGTGGCCAAGGCCCTGCCGGAGCTGCTGGGCAAGCTGACCGGCAGTTCCATCCGCGTCCCCACGCCGGATGTCTCCCTGGCCATCCTGAACCTGAGCCTGGAGAACGGCACCACCAAGGACGAGGTCAACAACTACCTGCGGGAGATGTCGCTGCACTCGGACCTGCGCAAGCAGATCGACTACATCGATTCACCCGAGGTTGTCTCCACCGACTTCGTGGGTTCCAGACGCGCCGGCATTGTTGACGGTCTTGCCACGATCTCCAACGAAAAAAACCTGGTACTTTACGTCTGGTACGACAACGAGTTCGGCTACAGCTGCCAGGTTGTCCGCGTGATGGAGGAAATGGCGGGCGTCAACCCGCCGTCGTTCCCCGCCAAGGAACAGGCTTCCGTGCTGGCAGCGATCTCCGCCGTTTAG
- a CDS encoding alpha/beta hydrolase-fold protein: MALFLHGVGGTTGWSLMVCTPTRSSPATSARAAPFAIAAVDGGNSWWHSRADGSDAQSMLLQEFVPLLAGMGFDTGRTAVFGLSIGGFGALLLASQHRVAGIRAVAAMSPAVWSQYDAGRQDNFDSAADFAANDVFALRPELELLPKRIDCGTGDNLLYSVRDYAKDLPGEHSGGFGQGGHDERYWRGILPDVISFLGKHLG, from the coding sequence GTGGCACTGTTCCTCCACGGTGTGGGCGGCACAACGGGATGGTCTTTGATGGTCTGCACGCCCACGAGGAGCTCTCCCGCTACGTCGGCCAGGGCGGCTCCTTTCGCCATCGCAGCCGTAGATGGTGGAAATTCCTGGTGGCACTCCCGCGCCGACGGCTCCGACGCCCAATCCATGCTGCTGCAGGAATTCGTTCCGCTGCTGGCCGGAATGGGCTTTGATACCGGGCGGACCGCAGTGTTCGGTCTCTCCATTGGCGGTTTCGGCGCCCTGCTGCTGGCGTCGCAGCACCGTGTTGCCGGCATCCGCGCGGTAGCGGCGATGAGCCCCGCCGTCTGGAGCCAGTACGACGCCGGCCGTCAGGACAATTTCGACAGTGCCGCAGACTTTGCGGCCAATGACGTATTCGCTTTGCGGCCGGAGTTGGAGCTGCTGCCGAAGCGGATCGACTGCGGCACGGGCGACAATCTGCTGTACAGCGTCAGGGACTATGCCAAGGACCTTCCGGGAGAACACAGCGGCGGTTTCGGGCAAGGCGGCCACGATGAGCGGTATTGGCGCGGGATCCTGCCGGACGTGATCTCTTTCCTCGGCAAGCACCTTGGTTGA
- a CDS encoding peroxide stress protein YaaA — protein MLILLPPSEGKTPAVTGDAVDWTSLGFPELNSYRAKVLEALGTVSAHVDALALLGVGASLKDDVKRNTRLHAEPAAPAHQLYSGVLYDALGYRSLTPAQRRKADESVLVISALWGAIRFADRVPAYRLSMATSLPDVGRLASFWKPHLADALAAATDCELLVDCRSSTYAAAWAPPPLRTVAVSVFAEVNGVRKVVSHFAKHTRGKLARHLLTRRGKAPQSPEQLLKAACEKWDAELVEGTTRKAHTLNIILPS, from the coding sequence GTGCTGATTCTGCTCCCCCCTTCCGAAGGCAAGACCCCCGCAGTCACCGGAGACGCCGTCGACTGGACTTCACTGGGATTTCCGGAGTTGAACAGTTACCGGGCCAAGGTTCTGGAGGCGCTGGGTACCGTCAGCGCACACGTGGACGCCCTTGCGTTACTGGGAGTGGGTGCGTCTCTGAAAGACGACGTCAAACGCAATACGCGCCTGCACGCAGAACCGGCTGCCCCTGCGCATCAGCTCTATTCCGGCGTCCTGTATGACGCCCTGGGCTACAGGTCCCTGACACCGGCGCAGCGGCGCAAGGCCGATGAGTCGGTGCTGGTCATTTCCGCCCTCTGGGGAGCCATCCGCTTCGCCGACCGCGTGCCCGCCTACCGCCTGTCGATGGCAACTTCACTGCCCGACGTCGGACGCCTCGCGTCATTCTGGAAACCGCACCTGGCGGATGCACTCGCTGCTGCCACGGACTGTGAGCTGCTGGTTGACTGCAGGTCCAGCACGTATGCGGCGGCGTGGGCACCGCCGCCGCTCCGGACGGTCGCCGTGAGTGTGTTTGCTGAAGTCAACGGAGTTCGTAAGGTGGTGAGCCATTTTGCCAAGCACACGCGCGGCAAGCTCGCACGGCACCTGCTGACGAGGCGCGGAAAAGCGCCTCAAAGCCCGGAGCAGCTCCTCAAAGCCGCCTGCGAGAAATGGGATGCGGAACTGGTCGAGGGCACCACCCGCAAGGCGCACACCCTGAACATCATTCTGCCCAGCTGA
- a CDS encoding VOC family protein has translation MAAGDRTGAPAGARGRLHHVELWVADLASAEATLGWLLGKLGYVPADRWPHGVSYQGMGEYIVLEAGTDMLPGGHERCRPGLNHLAFHAGSASDVDALVREAADHGWSAMFADQYPHAGGKGHYAAYLENADGFEAELVADSAARPN, from the coding sequence TTGGCCGCCGGAGATCGCACCGGCGCGCCGGCCGGGGCCCGCGGCCGGCTGCACCACGTCGAGCTTTGGGTGGCCGATCTCGCATCCGCCGAGGCAACGCTGGGGTGGCTGCTGGGGAAGCTCGGCTATGTGCCGGCCGACCGCTGGCCCCACGGCGTGAGCTACCAAGGCATGGGGGAGTACATTGTGCTGGAGGCCGGCACAGACATGCTGCCGGGCGGTCACGAGCGGTGCCGTCCCGGGCTCAACCACCTGGCCTTCCATGCAGGCTCCGCGTCGGATGTTGACGCGCTGGTGAGGGAAGCGGCAGACCACGGCTGGTCCGCCATGTTCGCCGATCAGTATCCGCACGCCGGAGGCAAGGGGCACTACGCGGCCTATCTGGAGAATGCCGACGGCTTCGAAGCGGAGCTCGTGGCGGACAGCGCCGCCCGGCCCAACTGA